In Tenacibaculum pacificus, a single window of DNA contains:
- a CDS encoding FtsL-like putative cell division protein, whose product MSKVKKGIYDVLRGRFLTDDNSFNNWGILIFVVSLLLMMISSSHRLDAKVVKIAKLNRKKRELRAEDFDTSTELTKIRLESSIRDKVKANGLFPAKKPPQKIKVTTKKE is encoded by the coding sequence ATGTCTAAAGTAAAGAAAGGTATTTATGATGTTTTGCGAGGGCGGTTTTTAACAGATGATAACTCTTTTAATAATTGGGGTATCTTAATTTTTGTGGTGAGCTTATTATTAATGATGATATCGAGCTCTCATCGTTTAGATGCAAAAGTTGTGAAAATAGCTAAGCTGAATAGGAAAAAAAGAGAGTTGAGAGCTGAAGATTTTGATACGAGTACTGAATTGACTAAAATTAGATTAGAAAGTAGTATTCGAGATAAAGTAAAAGCTAATGGATTGTTTCCCGCAAAGAAACCACCTCAAAAAATAAAAGTAACAACAAAAAAAGAATAG
- the rsmH gene encoding 16S rRNA (cytosine(1402)-N(4))-methyltransferase RsmH, which yields MNYHNPVLLKESVDALDIKEDGVYIDVTFGGGGHSKEILSRLGENGRLFAFDQDPDAQQNVIDDSRFVLIGENFRFISRFLRFYGIRKVDGILGDLGVSSHQFDEADRGFSTRFDADLDMRMDQKSDLSAKKIINKYSEERLADILFLYGELRNARMLAKKIVEARQEEEINTSFQLKEVLKEFLPEAKEHKILAQIFQAVRIEVNQELEVLKEFLEQIPGLLNENGRLSVISYHSLEDRLVKRFIRTGLFVGEPEKDFYGNFTVPLKKVGKLIIPSWEEIKLNNRARSAKLRIATLK from the coding sequence ATGAATTATCATAATCCAGTATTGTTAAAGGAAAGTGTAGATGCTCTTGATATTAAAGAAGACGGAGTATATATTGATGTAACTTTTGGTGGCGGTGGTCATTCAAAAGAAATTTTAAGTAGGTTAGGAGAAAATGGTAGGCTATTTGCTTTTGATCAAGATCCTGATGCACAACAAAATGTAATTGATGACAGTCGTTTTGTATTAATAGGTGAAAATTTTAGATTTATTTCTAGGTTTTTACGTTTCTATGGAATTAGAAAAGTAGATGGTATCTTAGGTGATTTAGGAGTTTCTTCTCATCAATTTGATGAAGCCGATAGAGGTTTTTCTACTCGTTTTGATGCTGATTTAGATATGAGAATGGATCAGAAATCTGATTTATCTGCTAAGAAAATTATCAATAAATATAGTGAAGAACGATTAGCTGATATCTTGTTTTTATATGGCGAATTAAGAAACGCAAGAATGTTAGCTAAAAAGATTGTAGAGGCTAGGCAAGAAGAAGAAATTAATACTAGTTTTCAATTGAAAGAGGTATTAAAAGAATTTCTTCCAGAAGCTAAAGAACACAAAATATTAGCTCAGATATTTCAAGCTGTTCGAATTGAAGTAAATCAAGAATTGGAAGTTTTAAAAGAGTTTTTAGAGCAAATTCCTGGTTTATTAAATGAAAATGGACGATTAAGCGTTATTTCATACCATTCGTTAGAGGATAGATTGGTAAAGCGATTTATAAGGACAGGGTTGTTTGTTGGTGAACCAGAAAAAGATTTTTATGGTAATTTTACTGTTCCATTAAAAAAAGTTGGTAAGCTAATTATACCAAGTTGGGAAGAAATTAAATTAAATAATAGAGCACGAAGTGCAAAGCTACGAATAGCAACTTTAAAATAA
- a CDS encoding division/cell wall cluster transcriptional repressor MraZ, whose translation MINLIGTYECKVDTKGRFMFSSAFKKQLSDVLLNGFVIKRSVFQPCLELYPMEEWNLVMCKIHKLNRFVKKNDDFIRRFTAGVKMLEVDVSGRLLIPKNLCLFAGISKQIVLSSAVNIIEIWDKERYEKVIDDTVVDFADLAEEVMGNIEDVDELS comes from the coding sequence TTGATAAATTTAATAGGAACATACGAATGTAAAGTTGATACTAAAGGGAGGTTTATGTTCTCATCAGCTTTCAAGAAACAACTATCTGATGTGTTGTTAAATGGGTTTGTTATTAAAAGGTCTGTTTTTCAGCCTTGCTTGGAGTTATACCCAATGGAAGAGTGGAATTTAGTGATGTGTAAAATTCATAAATTAAATAGATTTGTAAAAAAAAATGATGACTTTATAAGAAGGTTTACTGCTGGTGTAAAAATGCTAGAAGTAGATGTTTCAGGTAGGTTATTAATTCCAAAAAACTTATGTTTATTTGCAGGTATTAGTAAGCAAATAGTGCTTTCTTCAGCTGTTAATATTATTGAAATTTGGGATAAAGAAAGATACGAAAAAGTAATTGATGACACTGTTGTTGATTTTGCTGATTTAGCAGAAGAAGTAATGGGAAATATAGAAGATGTAGATGAATTATCATAA
- a CDS encoding alpha/beta fold hydrolase: MGDFLKKEGKFTYAEAGEGKALVVLHGLMGALSNFDETFKHFSEKGYRVLIPELPLYTLPLIKTNVKNLADYVHDFIEYKGLKDVVLLGNSLGGHIALYYTKHYPEDVGAIVLTGSSGLYEKSMGDSYPKRGNYEYIENKAREVFYDPKIATKELVDGIYAIVSDRVKALKTLSIAKSAIRHNMANDLPNMHQPTCLIWGKQDGVTPPEVAEDFHKILPDSDLFWIDKCGHAAMMETPQEFNEILESWLSKRNL, translated from the coding sequence ATGGGTGATTTTTTAAAGAAAGAGGGCAAATTTACATATGCAGAAGCAGGAGAAGGAAAAGCATTAGTCGTATTACACGGATTAATGGGTGCTCTAAGTAATTTTGATGAAACATTTAAACATTTTTCTGAAAAAGGGTATAGGGTTTTAATACCTGAACTACCTTTATATACACTACCGCTAATAAAAACAAATGTAAAAAACTTAGCAGATTATGTACATGATTTTATTGAATACAAAGGTCTTAAAGACGTTGTTCTTTTAGGAAATTCATTAGGTGGACATATTGCTTTATATTACACAAAGCATTACCCTGAAGATGTAGGTGCTATCGTTTTAACAGGTAGTTCTGGTTTGTATGAAAAATCAATGGGAGATAGTTACCCTAAAAGAGGTAATTATGAATATATTGAAAACAAAGCTAGAGAGGTTTTTTACGACCCTAAAATTGCAACAAAAGAACTTGTAGATGGTATTTATGCTATTGTAAGTGATAGAGTTAAAGCTTTAAAAACTTTATCTATTGCTAAAAGTGCTATTCGTCATAATATGGCGAATGACTTACCAAATATGCACCAACCAACCTGTCTTATTTGGGGAAAACAAGACGGAGTCACACCACCTGAAGTTGCAGAAGATTTCCATAAAATATTACCAGATTCAGATTTATTTTGGATTGATAAATGTGGGCATGCAGCAATGATGGAAACTCCTCAAGAATTTAATGAAATTTTAGAAAGCTGGCTTTCTAAAAGAAATTTATAA
- a CDS encoding RluA family pseudouridine synthase, producing the protein MHSTKDNLQVLHEDNHLVIINKRAGDIVQGDKTGDKPLSDVVKEYIKEKYDKPGAVYLGTVHRLDRPTSGVVIYARTSKALERLNKMLRDKIIKKTYWAVVKDQPNKSEDTLISFLKKNPKNNKSTSYPKEIDGSKKAILHYKVIKKLDNYSLLEIDLETGRHHQIRVQLSNIGCIIKGDLKYGSKRSNKDGGIHLRTRKIEFIHPVSKELIKVTAPTPKDPIWDSCS; encoded by the coding sequence ATGCACTCTACTAAAGATAATTTACAAGTTTTACATGAAGATAATCATTTAGTGATTATTAATAAAAGAGCTGGTGATATTGTTCAGGGTGATAAAACAGGCGATAAACCATTGTCTGATGTTGTTAAAGAATACATCAAAGAAAAATACGACAAACCTGGTGCTGTTTATTTAGGTACAGTTCACCGATTAGACAGACCAACTTCAGGTGTTGTAATTTACGCCCGTACTTCAAAAGCTTTAGAGCGTTTGAATAAAATGTTACGTGATAAAATCATCAAAAAAACATATTGGGCGGTTGTGAAAGATCAACCAAATAAATCTGAAGATACACTTATTAGTTTTTTAAAGAAAAACCCGAAGAATAACAAATCTACATCATATCCGAAGGAAATTGACGGTAGTAAAAAAGCAATTCTTCATTATAAAGTTATCAAAAAATTAGATAATTATTCTTTATTAGAAATTGATTTAGAAACAGGTCGTCATCATCAAATTCGAGTGCAATTATCAAACATTGGTTGTATAATAAAAGGAGATTTAAAATACGGTTCTAAAAGAAGTAACAAAGACGGAGGTATTCATTTACGTACTCGTAAAATTGAATTTATTCATCCTGTAAGTAAAGAACTTATCAAAGTTACAGCTCCAACACCAAAAGACCCAATTTGGGACTCTTGCTCATAA